A stretch of Bradyrhizobium sp. AZCC 2262 DNA encodes these proteins:
- a CDS encoding adenylate/guanylate cyclase domain-containing protein, translating into MDLAVRSATMAIVVANAILVLQVTLYWQWIEKKWLIEQFPGIVAISFFLSLLVLSVFELTRLVGSRVLFNVALGRYRTPVREERVLMFLDLASSTSLAESMGELRVQALLTRFFFDIDDAIVAHGGEVHAYVGDEVIVTWPLDGRMSGGRCIDCFFAIADSIAEQAASYRQEFGMVPGFRAGLHAGHVAISECGSSRRQLAYFGDTVNVTARLQEHCKEVGRNLLVSSDLLRHMKLKPAFAVEPLGEARLRGRAAAIEVFAVERRS; encoded by the coding sequence ATGGATCTGGCGGTGCGCTCTGCGACCATGGCTATCGTCGTCGCGAACGCGATACTGGTCTTGCAGGTGACGCTGTACTGGCAATGGATCGAGAAGAAGTGGTTGATCGAACAGTTTCCCGGCATCGTTGCGATTAGCTTCTTCTTATCCCTGCTCGTCTTGTCAGTCTTCGAATTGACACGACTGGTCGGCAGCCGCGTGCTGTTCAATGTGGCGCTTGGCCGATATCGAACGCCGGTGCGGGAAGAACGCGTGCTGATGTTTCTCGATCTCGCGAGCTCCACCTCCCTTGCCGAGTCGATGGGCGAGCTTCGCGTGCAAGCTCTGCTCACCCGGTTCTTCTTCGACATCGACGACGCGATTGTCGCGCATGGTGGCGAAGTTCATGCCTATGTCGGCGATGAGGTGATCGTGACGTGGCCGCTCGATGGCAGGATGTCGGGGGGACGCTGCATCGACTGCTTCTTTGCCATTGCCGACAGCATCGCGGAGCAAGCGGCCTCATACAGGCAGGAGTTCGGCATGGTACCGGGTTTCCGGGCTGGCCTGCATGCCGGTCACGTGGCGATCAGCGAATGCGGCAGTTCACGCCGCCAGCTTGCCTATTTCGGCGACACCGTGAACGTGACGGCGCGGCTGCAGGAGCATTGCAAGGAAGTTGGCCGGAACTTGCTGGTGTCTTCCGACCTGTTGCGCCACATGAAGCTCAAGCCGGCTTTCGCGGTCGAACCGCTGGGGGAGGCACGCTTGCGTGGCCGCGCGGCGGCGATTGAGGTGTTTGCCGTCGAGCGCCGTAGCTGA
- a CDS encoding glycerol-3-phosphate dehydrogenase: MADYDLAIIGGGLNGVSIARDAAGRGLRVILLEQGDLGAGASSASPRLIHGDLADLERRHFLRVRSALAERDVWLRIAPHLVRPMRFAIPAHSDERPAWQLRSWLLLYDRLSSRNGLPASATVDVTHHPVGNALKRPFGTAFEYSDCVVDDSRLVVLTAADAAARGAVIRTGARCTRAERGREWRLVTIDRGFRQIVTARAVANAAGAWTPSVAETVLRVPPPKVAAMQMDQIVVRRLFDSDNVYVFQNSDGRLIFASPYERDFTLIGTAGHAFKGDPAIVAMAANDVAYLCDAANRYFRERIETVDVVRTLSGANMVMNPAGRLSPRDGAMTLDYGRGKAPLITVCGGDVTTSRLGAERAVSKLTPFYPMSARWTAKAPLPGGDFAWDRFDSEVDEVRDRWRFLGEEQARRLVAAYGSNAKAILGDARERGDLGPAFGPELTGTEVRYLMQKEWARFPDDILWRRTKLGLTMQPSDRAALAAFMVAPV; the protein is encoded by the coding sequence ATGGCGGACTACGATCTCGCGATCATTGGCGGCGGATTGAACGGCGTCAGCATCGCGCGCGACGCCGCTGGACGCGGCCTGCGCGTCATCCTGCTGGAGCAGGGCGATCTCGGCGCGGGCGCCTCCTCGGCCTCGCCGCGGCTGATCCACGGCGATCTGGCTGATCTGGAGCGCCGGCATTTTCTTCGCGTCCGTTCGGCGCTTGCCGAGCGCGACGTCTGGCTCAGGATCGCGCCGCATCTGGTGCGCCCGATGCGCTTTGCTATCCCAGCCCATTCCGACGAACGCCCGGCCTGGCAGTTGCGTTCATGGCTCCTGTTGTACGACCGGCTGTCCTCGCGCAACGGTCTGCCGGCCTCGGCGACCGTCGACGTCACCCATCACCCGGTCGGCAACGCGCTGAAACGGCCGTTCGGCACCGCCTTTGAGTACTCCGACTGTGTCGTCGATGATTCCCGGCTGGTGGTTCTCACCGCCGCCGATGCCGCCGCGCGCGGCGCGGTGATCCGCACTGGCGCGCGCTGCACCCGGGCCGAACGCGGCAGGGAATGGCGGCTGGTGACGATCGATCGCGGCTTTCGGCAGATCGTCACGGCACGGGCGGTCGCCAACGCCGCCGGCGCCTGGACGCCGTCCGTCGCCGAGACGGTGTTGCGCGTGCCGCCGCCGAAGGTGGCCGCCATGCAGATGGACCAGATCGTCGTCCGCCGCCTGTTCGACAGCGACAACGTCTATGTGTTCCAGAACAGCGACGGACGTCTGATTTTTGCAAGTCCCTATGAGCGCGATTTTACCCTGATCGGCACCGCCGGCCATGCCTTCAAGGGCGATCCTGCCATCGTCGCGATGGCGGCGAACGACGTCGCCTATCTCTGCGATGCGGCGAACCGTTATTTCCGCGAGCGGATCGAGACGGTCGATGTGGTGCGCACGCTTTCGGGCGCCAACATGGTGATGAACCCCGCAGGCAGGCTGTCGCCGCGTGACGGGGCGATGACACTCGACTACGGGCGCGGCAAGGCGCCGCTGATCACGGTTTGCGGCGGCGACGTCACCACGTCGCGGCTGGGCGCGGAGCGGGCGGTATCGAAGCTGACGCCGTTCTATCCGATGTCGGCGCGCTGGACCGCGAAGGCACCGCTGCCGGGTGGCGATTTTGCCTGGGACCGTTTTGATAGCGAGGTCGATGAGGTACGCGACCGCTGGCGGTTTCTCGGTGAAGAGCAAGCGAGGCGTCTGGTCGCCGCCTACGGGTCGAACGCCAAGGCGATCCTCGGGGATGCCAGGGAGCGCGGCGACCTCGGCCCGGCCTTTGGGCCGGAATTGACGGGCACCGAAGTGCGCTATCTCATGCAAAAGGAATGGGCGCGCTTTCCGGATGATATCCTGTGGCGGCGTACCAAGCTCGGACTGACCATGCAGCCCTCGGACCGCGCGGCGCTGGCGGCGTTCATGGTGGCGCCCGTGTGA
- a CDS encoding YdcH family protein has translation MALQAHLVELERKHKSLENELHEALVHLSTDDLQIVELKRRKLMVKDEIERLKHTVGETLH, from the coding sequence ATGGCACTACAGGCGCATCTTGTTGAACTTGAACGTAAACACAAGAGCCTCGAGAATGAATTGCACGAAGCGCTCGTGCACCTTTCCACCGACGACCTGCAAATTGTCGAGTTGAAGCGCCGCAAGTTGATGGTCAAGGATGAGATCGAACGGTTGAAGCATACCGTCGGCGAAACTCTCCACTAA
- a CDS encoding NAD(P)/FAD-dependent oxidoreductase, giving the protein MDRVDCVVVGAGVIGLAIARRLAQAGREVIVLEATEGIGTITSSRNSEVIHAGIYYRAGSLMAQLCVSGKRALYQYCSDHGIPHRNCGKLIVATTPSETEKLQSIRAHAEANGVDDLLLLTGEAARALEPALNCDAALLSPSTGIIDSHAYMLALRGDAEDAGAAYAFHTPLLSARAGTGRIEIEAGGDAPMTLACNLLINAAGLGAPALARSIEGMPIGLIPCAYLAKGNYFSCSARAPFSRLIYPVPEPGGLGVHLTLDMAGQARFGPDVEWVESIDYAVNPVRAERFYPAIRRYWPTLPDGALMPSYSGIRPKIVPPAVATQDFLIQGPADHGVAGLINLFGIESPGLTSSLAIADHVGALAEL; this is encoded by the coding sequence ATGGACAGGGTCGATTGCGTCGTCGTCGGAGCGGGGGTGATCGGGCTTGCGATCGCACGGCGGCTGGCCCAGGCGGGCCGCGAAGTGATCGTGCTCGAGGCCACTGAGGGCATCGGCACCATCACCTCCTCCCGCAATAGCGAGGTGATCCACGCCGGCATCTATTATCGCGCCGGCAGCCTGATGGCGCAGTTGTGCGTAAGCGGCAAACGCGCGCTCTACCAATATTGCAGCGACCACGGCATTCCCCATCGCAATTGCGGCAAGCTGATCGTCGCGACGACACCAAGCGAAACCGAAAAACTGCAGTCGATCCGGGCGCATGCCGAAGCCAACGGCGTCGACGATCTGCTGTTGCTGACGGGCGAGGCGGCACGCGCGCTGGAGCCGGCGCTGAACTGCGACGCGGCCCTGCTCTCGCCCTCCACCGGCATCATCGACAGCCACGCCTACATGCTGGCGCTGCGGGGCGACGCGGAAGACGCCGGGGCGGCTTACGCATTCCATACACCGCTGTTGTCCGCCCGGGCGGGCACCGGCCGGATCGAAATCGAAGCCGGCGGCGACGCGCCGATGACGCTTGCGTGCAACCTGCTCATCAACGCGGCGGGGCTGGGCGCGCCTGCGTTGGCGCGCAGCATCGAAGGCATGCCGATCGGGCTGATCCCCTGCGCCTATCTGGCCAAGGGCAATTATTTCAGCTGCAGCGCGCGGGCCCCATTTTCACGCCTGATCTATCCGGTGCCGGAGCCCGGCGGGTTGGGCGTGCACCTGACGCTCGACATGGCGGGACAGGCGCGTTTCGGCCCCGACGTGGAATGGGTCGAGAGTATCGACTATGCGGTGAATCCCGTGCGTGCCGAGCGATTCTATCCCGCGATCCGGCGCTACTGGCCGACGCTGCCGGACGGCGCGCTGATGCCGAGCTATTCCGGAATCCGGCCGAAGATCGTGCCGCCGGCCGTCGCTACCCAGGATTTTCTGATTCAGGGCCCAGCCGATCACGGCGTCGCCGGACTGATCAATCTGTTCGGTATCGAATCGCCGGGACTAACGTCGTCACTCGCGATCGCCGATCATGTCGGCGCGCTGGCAGAGCTGTGA
- a CDS encoding tetratricopeptide repeat protein, producing the protein MNRDRYDLPLTTASERAAAHYRDGVDCMLSAWHGAEDAFDKAIAEDPGFALAHIGRARLHQLNMEGGKARAMAAQARELAAGASQREKSHVEIMAAVIESRPKVAVTGAEAHLEEYPRDAQVLSILLGAFGLYAFSGRPDHDDAKLAICERHARHYGEDWWFVSYLGWSHTEAGNLSTGRTLSERAMALRSANANAAHGLSHAMFEQGDMAVGRTFLAQWMPSHDRKSFLHGHLAWHVALTHLDDGDLDGALAIYEQHIKPAGRPYPPLNIFTDGASLLWRLSLAGKAGLEPHWRDVAAYGEKYFPQAGAHFADVHFALATAMTGSDALDTRLAQLEARAADGKLAPGGCAIDLCRGIRAFAAGDNDDAVRLLEPAISELTRIGGSHAQRQLWEDTLIVACMRAGHGDKAARRISARLDCRPSARDEAWSRQAQRN; encoded by the coding sequence ATGAACCGGGACAGATACGATCTTCCGCTGACCACCGCCTCGGAACGCGCGGCGGCGCATTATCGCGACGGCGTGGACTGCATGCTGTCGGCCTGGCACGGCGCCGAGGACGCCTTCGACAAGGCGATCGCAGAAGATCCGGGCTTTGCGCTGGCGCATATCGGTCGCGCCCGGCTGCATCAACTCAACATGGAGGGCGGCAAGGCGCGCGCCATGGCAGCGCAGGCCCGTGAACTGGCCGCCGGCGCGAGCCAGCGCGAAAAAAGCCATGTCGAGATCATGGCCGCCGTGATCGAGAGCAGGCCGAAAGTCGCCGTGACCGGCGCCGAGGCGCATCTCGAAGAGTATCCGCGCGACGCGCAGGTGCTGTCGATCCTGCTCGGCGCGTTCGGCCTCTATGCGTTCTCGGGCCGTCCTGACCACGACGACGCCAAGCTCGCGATCTGCGAACGCCACGCCCGGCACTACGGCGAGGACTGGTGGTTTGTCAGTTACCTCGGCTGGTCGCACACCGAGGCGGGAAACCTCTCCACCGGCCGGACATTGTCCGAACGCGCGATGGCGTTGCGTTCGGCCAACGCCAACGCCGCGCATGGCCTCTCGCACGCGATGTTCGAGCAGGGCGACATGGCGGTGGGCCGAACATTTCTCGCGCAATGGATGCCTTCGCATGACCGCAAGAGTTTTCTGCATGGGCATCTTGCCTGGCACGTCGCGCTGACCCACCTCGACGACGGCGACCTTGATGGTGCGCTTGCGATCTACGAACAACATATCAAGCCGGCAGGCCGGCCCTATCCGCCGCTGAACATCTTCACTGACGGCGCCTCGCTGTTGTGGCGATTGTCGCTGGCCGGCAAGGCCGGGCTGGAGCCGCATTGGCGGGACGTTGCGGCCTATGGCGAGAAATACTTTCCGCAAGCGGGCGCGCATTTTGCCGACGTTCATTTTGCGCTGGCTACGGCGATGACCGGCAGCGATGCGCTGGATACGCGATTGGCGCAACTCGAAGCGCGCGCGGCCGACGGCAAGTTGGCGCCGGGTGGCTGCGCGATCGACCTCTGTCGCGGTATCCGGGCGTTTGCGGCAGGCGACAATGACGATGCGGTCCGCCTGCTCGAGCCAGCGATTTCCGAACTGACGCGGATCGGCGGCAGCCACGCCCAGCGCCAGTTATGGGAAGACACGCTGATCGTCGCCTGTATGCGCGCCGGTCACGGCGACAAGGCCGCCCGGCGCATCTCGGCGCGGCTCGACTGCAGGCCTTCGGCGCGCGACGAGGCCTGGTCGCGGCAGGCGCAGCGAAACTGA
- a CDS encoding sensor domain-containing protein, whose protein sequence is MADRNRQAERKNSIPVQALVCLLAIAAPCGFAWAAAPSAGFAPASYIGEFDPNLVWELLLGGIAAVSFLVAIGIWILTALRGAKSAQLRRSAFISSALNTLNQGVMMTNAQNRVVFFNDRFLEMYGLSRAEIPSSMTGRELLELRRTRGLLSLTVEEFSKLARRPEGVVTELPDGRSVLSKIFRLPNGGTIGTHEDCTEQRQLSRKLASTTKFLESVLDNVPVCVAAKNIEDGRYIFANRAFERFSRFSRDHIIGKRADEIFRPETAKSIEAADQAAVTAPEGYHRSEYVVERGDDTRVLSSNRVVARNENNKPEFLIALFDDVTDRRSLSRELENTKKFLELVVDNIPVSLIVERISDGRYLLANRSAETILNRRREDATGLTAADIFNPREAKLIIARDEAAIKKRGLLTEEHPISTKDGLRLFLTRRMTVLDEAGEPQYLIKTHEDVTDRRQTESRMAHMAYHDGLTDLPNRAAFLQALAQMIEACAGTDEEFAVLCVDLDGLKEINDVFGHAMGDKLLIEVAGRIQACARGGVVARLSGDEFGLIIDGKQPEAGNALAEKLAQTLSDEFVIDGKSVRTGVTTGISVFPHHGSDAASLLANSGAALFRAKQKSRGSISIFAPEMDQQIRDRRVLHQDLSMAIRNGELSLHYQPQAASGATVAASKIIGFEALARWMHPVRGFVSPGEFIPLAEESGLIVEMGVWILREACREAASWPVPMQIAVNLSPAQFMHGDVVSLVHSILLETGLAPGRLELEITEGVLIEDFDRGLALLRRLKALGVRISMDDFGSGYSSLSYLQAFPFDKIKIDRAFVMNLGRNPQSAAIVRAVIDLGHGLEMSIVAEGVETQEQLSFLSEEGCDAVQGYFLGKPQPIGHYDALVGRSAANAVETGRKLASA, encoded by the coding sequence ATGGCTGACAGGAACCGGCAGGCAGAACGGAAAAATTCGATTCCGGTGCAGGCCCTCGTCTGTCTGCTCGCCATCGCTGCGCCGTGCGGATTTGCCTGGGCTGCCGCGCCTTCCGCGGGCTTTGCCCCGGCGAGCTATATAGGTGAATTCGATCCCAATCTTGTGTGGGAGCTCCTGCTCGGGGGGATCGCCGCCGTTTCCTTCCTGGTAGCGATCGGAATCTGGATACTGACGGCGTTGCGCGGGGCCAAGAGCGCACAATTGCGGCGCAGCGCATTCATCAGCTCGGCGCTCAACACGCTCAACCAGGGCGTGATGATGACCAACGCGCAAAACCGCGTGGTCTTCTTCAACGACCGCTTTCTCGAAATGTACGGGCTCAGCCGCGCCGAGATTCCGAGTTCGATGACCGGCCGCGAACTGCTCGAACTGCGCCGCACACGGGGCCTGCTCAGTCTCACCGTCGAGGAGTTCAGCAAGCTTGCCCGCCGTCCGGAAGGCGTCGTCACCGAACTGCCGGACGGGCGATCGGTGCTTTCGAAGATCTTCCGCCTGCCCAATGGCGGGACGATCGGCACGCATGAGGATTGCACGGAGCAGCGCCAGCTGTCGCGAAAACTGGCATCGACCACCAAATTTCTGGAATCGGTGCTCGACAACGTTCCGGTCTGCGTCGCCGCCAAGAACATCGAGGACGGCCGCTATATCTTCGCCAACCGCGCGTTCGAACGCTTCTCGCGCTTCTCCCGCGATCACATCATCGGCAAGCGCGCCGACGAAATCTTCCGGCCCGAAACCGCGAAGAGCATCGAGGCGGCGGACCAGGCGGCTGTAACGGCGCCGGAAGGCTATCACCGCAGCGAATACGTCGTCGAACGGGGCGATGATACGCGCGTGCTCTCCTCCAATCGCGTGGTTGCGCGCAACGAGAACAACAAGCCTGAATTCCTGATCGCGCTGTTCGACGATGTCACCGATCGGCGATCGCTGTCGCGCGAGCTCGAAAACACCAAGAAGTTCCTGGAACTGGTGGTCGACAACATCCCGGTGTCGCTGATCGTGGAGCGCATCAGCGACGGGCGGTATCTGCTCGCCAACCGCAGTGCCGAGACCATTCTCAATCGCCGCCGCGAGGATGCCACCGGCCTGACCGCCGCCGACATCTTCAATCCGCGCGAAGCCAAGCTGATCATCGCGCGCGACGAGGCCGCCATCAAGAAGCGCGGCCTGCTCACCGAAGAGCACCCGATCTCCACCAAGGACGGGCTGCGGCTGTTCCTGACCCGCCGCATGACTGTTCTCGACGAGGCCGGCGAACCGCAATATCTGATCAAGACCCACGAGGACGTCACCGACCGCCGCCAGACCGAATCGCGGATGGCGCACATGGCCTATCATGACGGCCTGACCGATCTGCCGAACCGCGCCGCCTTCCTGCAGGCGCTGGCGCAGATGATCGAGGCCTGCGCCGGCACGGATGAGGAATTCGCGGTGCTGTGCGTCGACCTCGACGGCCTGAAGGAAATCAACGACGTGTTCGGCCATGCGATGGGCGACAAGCTCCTGATCGAGGTCGCGGGCCGCATCCAGGCCTGCGCCCGCGGCGGCGTGGTCGCCCGGCTGTCCGGCGACGAGTTCGGCCTGATCATCGACGGCAAGCAGCCGGAGGCGGGCAACGCGCTCGCCGAAAAACTCGCGCAAACGCTGTCGGACGAATTCGTGATCGACGGCAAGTCGGTGCGCACCGGCGTCACCACCGGCATCTCGGTATTTCCGCATCACGGCTCGGACGCGGCTTCGCTGCTCGCCAATTCCGGCGCGGCGCTGTTCCGCGCCAAGCAGAAGTCACGCGGCTCGATCAGCATTTTCGCGCCCGAGATGGACCAGCAGATCCGCGACCGCCGCGTGCTGCATCAGGACCTCTCGATGGCGATCAGGAACGGCGAATTGTCGTTGCACTATCAGCCGCAGGCCGCGTCGGGTGCAACGGTCGCTGCCAGCAAGATCATCGGCTTCGAAGCGCTGGCGCGCTGGATGCATCCGGTGCGCGGCTTCGTGTCGCCGGGCGAGTTCATCCCGCTGGCGGAAGAAAGCGGCCTGATCGTCGAAATGGGCGTCTGGATCCTGCGCGAAGCCTGCCGCGAGGCCGCCTCCTGGCCGGTGCCGATGCAGATCGCCGTCAACCTGTCGCCGGCGCAGTTCATGCACGGCGACGTGGTCAGCCTGGTCCACTCGATCCTGCTTGAAACCGGCCTGGCTCCCGGCCGGCTCGAGCTTGAAATCACCGAAGGCGTGCTGATCGAGGATTTCGATCGCGGTCTCGCTTTATTGAGAAGGCTGAAGGCGCTCGGTGTCCGCATCTCGATGGACGACTTCGGTTCCGGCTATTCCTCGCTGAGCTATCTGCAGGCGTTCCCGTTCGACAAGATCAAGATCGACCGCGCCTTCGTCATGAATCTCGGGCGCAACCCGCAATCGGCGGCGATCGTGCGCGCCGTCATCGACCTCGGCCACGGCCTCGAAATGTCGATTGTTGCCGAGGGCGTCGAGACCCAGGAACAGCTCAGCTTCCTGTCGGAAGAGGGCTGCGACGCGGTGCAGGGCTACTTCCTCGGCAAGCCCCAGCCGATCGGGCACTACGACGCGCTGGTCGGCCGCAGTGCCGCAAACGCCGTCGAGACAGGGCGCAAGCTCGCCAGCGCCTGA
- a CDS encoding YdcH family protein, with protein MTDDNERELETELARLQQEHRDLDAAIDALHQSPAPDLLRLQRLKKRKLQLRDRIAFIEDQITPDIIA; from the coding sequence ATGACCGACGATAATGAGCGTGAGCTTGAAACCGAGCTCGCCCGGTTGCAGCAGGAGCATCGCGATCTCGATGCGGCGATCGACGCGCTGCATCAGTCGCCGGCGCCGGATTTGCTGCGGTTGCAGCGGCTGAAGAAACGCAAACTGCAATTGCGTGACCGCATCGCCTTCATCGAAGACCAGATCACGCCCGATATTATCGCCTGA
- a CDS encoding ABC-F family ATP-binding cassette domain-containing protein produces the protein MTLINIRNLGVTLNAPLFSRLDLSVNAGDRIGLVAANGRGKSTLLRCIAGIMEPGDGEITRSRGLTIGYVEQDVPSALMDTPFYSAVLETLPAERRASESWRVDVALESLDVPEALRERPLKQLSGGWQRFAMLARIVVAEADVLLLDEPTNHLDLARICQLEAWLNALPREMPVVISSHDRAFLDATTNRTVFLRPERSQIFSLPYTRARAALSEADASDERRYRRDLKAAEQLRQHAAKLNNIGVNSGSDLLLQKTKQLKQRAEKLEDAVKPAHLERSAGAIKLANRGTHAKVLIALDDAAVAAPDGRLLFKTGKQFICKEDRIVLLGPNGAGKTRFVAMLRQVIETPEAAQAGIKVSQSLALGYCEQNLADLSDADTPMHAVVSRFEVGDQRARALLAGAGLPVAMQSRPIGRLSRGQKARLGMLLLRLAQPNFYLLDEPTNHLDIEGQEALEDELLQHQASCPLVSHDRNFVRTVGSRFWLIEKRRLVELEGPEGFFASIGATG, from the coding sequence ATGACCCTTATCAATATTCGTAATCTTGGCGTGACGCTGAACGCTCCGCTGTTTTCCCGACTGGACCTTTCCGTCAATGCTGGTGACCGCATCGGGCTCGTCGCCGCCAATGGACGCGGCAAATCCACGCTGCTGCGCTGTATTGCCGGCATAATGGAGCCAGGCGATGGCGAGATCACCAGGTCGCGCGGGCTGACCATCGGCTATGTCGAGCAGGATGTGCCGTCCGCGCTCATGGATACGCCGTTTTATTCGGCGGTGCTCGAAACGCTGCCCGCTGAACGACGGGCCAGCGAAAGCTGGAGGGTCGACGTTGCCCTGGAATCGCTTGATGTGCCCGAGGCGCTGCGGGAGAGGCCGCTGAAGCAACTGAGCGGCGGCTGGCAGCGCTTTGCCATGCTTGCCCGCATCGTGGTGGCCGAGGCCGATGTGTTGTTGCTCGACGAGCCGACCAACCATCTGGACCTCGCCAGGATTTGCCAGCTTGAAGCCTGGCTGAATGCGCTGCCACGGGAAATGCCGGTCGTGATATCGAGCCATGACCGTGCCTTTCTCGATGCAACCACGAACCGCACGGTATTCTTGCGGCCCGAGCGGTCGCAAATATTTTCGTTGCCCTATACGCGGGCCCGCGCCGCGCTCAGCGAGGCGGATGCATCGGATGAACGGCGCTATCGACGTGACCTGAAGGCTGCCGAGCAGCTTCGTCAGCACGCCGCAAAGCTCAACAACATCGGCGTCAATTCCGGCAGTGACCTTCTGTTGCAGAAGACCAAGCAACTGAAGCAGCGGGCCGAGAAGCTGGAAGATGCGGTAAAGCCCGCGCACCTGGAACGATCCGCAGGGGCGATCAAGCTCGCCAACCGCGGAACGCACGCCAAAGTTCTGATTGCGCTGGACGATGCCGCTGTTGCTGCCCCCGACGGCAGGTTGCTGTTCAAGACCGGAAAGCAGTTCATCTGCAAGGAAGACCGGATCGTGCTGCTGGGGCCGAACGGGGCGGGCAAGACCCGGTTCGTGGCGATGCTGCGTCAGGTGATCGAAACCCCGGAAGCCGCGCAAGCCGGCATCAAGGTCTCGCAGTCGCTTGCGCTCGGCTATTGTGAACAGAATCTCGCCGATCTTTCCGATGCCGACACGCCGATGCACGCGGTCGTCAGCCGTTTCGAGGTCGGCGATCAGCGTGCGCGCGCATTGCTCGCCGGCGCGGGCCTGCCGGTTGCGATGCAAAGCCGTCCGATCGGGCGGCTTTCCCGCGGACAGAAGGCGCGTCTCGGCATGCTTCTGCTGCGGCTCGCCCAGCCAAACTTCTATCTGCTCGATGAGCCCACCAATCATTTGGATATCGAGGGGCAGGAAGCACTGGAAGACGAATTGCTGCAGCATCAGGCAAGCTGCCCGCTGGTTTCACACGACCGCAACTTCGTACGAACGGTGGGAAGCCGGTTCTGGCTGATCGAAAAAAGGAGGCTGGTGGAACTGGAAGGACCGGAGGGCTTTTTCGCATCGATTGGCGCAACCGGCTAG
- a CDS encoding transcriptional regulator GcvA, protein MLRRLPPLNALKAFEAAARHESFTRAAEELCVTQGAVSHQVKALELELGIKLFNRERQRLVITGAGRDYLTVVRDALDRIAVGTERLMQRQSSGVLTVSTSPDFAAKWLVHRLGRFSESHPEIDLRISATMHHVDFAREDVDLAVRHGDGNWPGHDVIRLSPEQLFVVCSPKLLAGRHRLVRPSDVLKFPLLHLDDRKAWTRWLEVAGVADAEPSQGPVLNRASMVIDAAVDGQGVALARTTLAAWDLICGRLVRPFKDASRLSRTYWIVCPKATSDLPKIKLFQDWLLAEAAHDHRHLQKLGPKAA, encoded by the coding sequence ATGCTTCGCCGCCTGCCGCCGTTGAATGCGCTCAAGGCCTTCGAGGCCGCCGCGCGGCATGAGAGCTTCACCCGCGCCGCCGAAGAACTATGCGTCACACAGGGCGCGGTCAGCCATCAGGTCAAGGCACTGGAACTGGAGCTCGGCATCAAACTGTTCAATCGCGAACGCCAGCGCCTGGTCATCACCGGAGCCGGCCGCGACTACCTCACGGTCGTGCGCGATGCACTGGACCGCATCGCCGTCGGCACGGAGCGCCTGATGCAACGCCAGAGTTCCGGTGTTCTGACGGTCAGTACTTCGCCGGATTTCGCCGCCAAGTGGCTGGTACACCGACTCGGTCGCTTTTCCGAATCCCATCCCGAAATCGATCTGCGAATTTCGGCGACCATGCACCATGTCGACTTCGCGCGAGAGGATGTCGATCTTGCAGTCCGGCACGGCGACGGCAACTGGCCCGGGCACGATGTGATACGACTGTCTCCCGAGCAATTATTCGTTGTCTGTAGTCCCAAGCTCCTTGCGGGGCGTCACCGTCTGGTCCGGCCTTCGGATGTCCTGAAGTTTCCCCTGCTCCACCTCGACGATCGCAAGGCGTGGACAAGGTGGCTCGAAGTTGCCGGCGTTGCGGACGCCGAGCCTTCACAAGGGCCGGTGTTGAACCGCGCCAGCATGGTTATCGACGCCGCGGTCGACGGCCAGGGAGTAGCACTCGCGCGCACCACGCTTGCAGCGTGGGACCTCATCTGCGGGCGCCTCGTTCGGCCGTTCAAGGATGCAAGTCGGCTTTCCAGGACTTACTGGATCGTCTGCCCGAAGGCGACATCTGACCTTCCCAAGATCAAGCTGTTTCAGGATTGGTTGCTGGCCGAAGCGGCGCATGATCATCGGCATTTGCAAAAGCTGGGACCGAAAGCGGCCTGA